One Ornithinicoccus hortensis genomic window, TCCAGGCGGTGGCCGCCGCCGACGTGGAGGTCAAGGGCGGGGTGCGCACCGGCACGGCGGTCGCCCGCGACCCGGAGTATGCCGTGGAGCGGGCCGTCCTCACCGTCTGCCGGGAGCGGGCAGCCGGCTGACCGGCGCGGGTTTGGGGGCCGGCCTCCCCGGCTGGTAGATTTGTGCCTTGCGTGCGCGCTATTGGTCGTGCGCGCATGCAGCACCACCTCACGTGACTCTCTCAAGGGTGTCCCCACGCCCGGTCCCGAGTCACGTGTGTCGCCCTCAACGACACAACACACCTCGACCGAGCAGGAAGACATTCGTGGCAAACATCAAGTCCCAGATCAAGCGGATCAAGACGAACAACAAGCGCACCGAGCGCAACCGGGCCCACAAGGCCGAGCTGCGCACCTGGATCCGCAAGTTCCGTGAGGCCGCCGAGACCGGCGACGCCGACAAGGCGCAGGAGGCCCTGAAGGTCGCCTCCAAGAAGCTGGACAAGGCCGTCTCCAAGGGCGTCATCCACCAGAACCAGGCCGCCAACAAGAAGTCGGCGATGGCCAAGAAGGCCGCCTCTCTCTGAGGTAGCCCCACAGCAGTCGAGGGCGTCCACCCGGTCGGGTGGACGCCCTCGCTGCGTCTGCCGGGCCCGTGCCGCCTCAGGCTCCGGGTGCGGTCAGGCTCCGGGGTCCGGGTATGTGTCGGGGGACTCGTCGGGGTCGAC contains:
- the rpsT gene encoding 30S ribosomal protein S20 codes for the protein MANIKSQIKRIKTNNKRTERNRAHKAELRTWIRKFREAAETGDADKAQEALKVASKKLDKAVSKGVIHQNQAANKKSAMAKKAASL